One part of the Pseudemcibacter aquimaris genome encodes these proteins:
- a CDS encoding tetratricopeptide repeat protein: MHLIFTHTFRLLIALLFLTKFSFADIDKATTAYNDEDYELAFHLLTEEVKNNENVEALYMLGDLYFYGHGTDQDYKKALKYFDLAGEFGDREALYSVGFIYSRSLGVKTDYAKAMNYFLKAAEFGHVQSQYEIGDLYYFGRGTSINLEEAVSWYTKAANQDNPPSLYSLGYMHHHGEYFEADINHALDLYKRAAYLNDSDGQYALAELYHYGTGVEQDFSLAFNLYSKAADQNHSEAQNALGIMYENAESVDQDFNKALEWYSIASENGSYNAMNNLGDLYFYDNGVEQDYEKAFEWFNKAAQAGNAIANYNIGYMYEYALSVPENLQEAIKWYEKGIELNNEDSHYALAELYYYGKGLKQDFSKALELYKFAAQNDIVDALYSLGYMYQNGQGTKKNIEEAIKYYSLAYENDKPEGAFNIAQIHYNNEFEGSNLDDAVKWFTKSGSKGYAQGYYMAAYIQHLSSEPINNINEIIHLYEKAVELNYSDAALNIGAIYQNATGVEKDELKAIEFYKKAINIDENLVAYNNLASIHTSGAQEHRDYEKAFQYLQKAVNGGSKEAEFNMGQFYFNGYFVEQNYDTAIEYYKKAASQKYVKAYQMLAIAYAAKGDKESLINAYMWTIIGSENNFMNSAINLAKLNLRMSTDDVEKAQEMLVEWKASN; encoded by the coding sequence ATGCATTTGATTTTTACTCACACCTTTCGATTACTTATTGCCTTATTGTTTTTGACAAAATTTTCATTTGCAGACATCGATAAAGCAACCACAGCATATAATGACGAAGATTATGAGCTAGCTTTTCATTTATTAACAGAAGAAGTTAAAAACAATGAAAATGTAGAAGCACTTTATATGCTTGGTGATTTGTATTTCTACGGACATGGCACCGATCAAGATTACAAAAAAGCCTTAAAATATTTTGATCTTGCCGGAGAGTTTGGAGATAGAGAAGCTTTGTATAGTGTTGGTTTTATATATAGCCGTTCTTTAGGCGTTAAAACAGATTATGCAAAAGCGATGAATTATTTTTTAAAAGCCGCAGAATTTGGGCATGTTCAATCACAATACGAAATTGGTGATTTATATTATTTTGGACGAGGAACAAGTATAAATTTAGAAGAAGCAGTATCTTGGTACACAAAAGCAGCAAATCAAGATAACCCGCCTTCACTTTATAGCCTTGGATATATGCATCATCATGGTGAATATTTTGAAGCAGATATTAATCATGCATTAGATTTATACAAAAGAGCCGCATACTTAAATGACTCTGACGGACAATATGCTTTGGCCGAACTATATCACTACGGAACTGGAGTAGAGCAAGATTTCTCTTTGGCATTTAATCTATACAGCAAAGCAGCTGATCAAAACCATTCTGAAGCTCAAAATGCGTTGGGTATAATGTATGAAAATGCAGAGAGTGTAGATCAGGATTTTAATAAAGCTCTTGAATGGTATTCTATTGCTTCTGAAAATGGATCATATAATGCCATGAATAATCTTGGGGATTTGTATTTTTATGACAATGGTGTTGAACAAGATTACGAAAAAGCATTCGAATGGTTTAACAAAGCGGCACAAGCAGGTAACGCAATTGCAAATTATAATATTGGGTACATGTATGAATATGCTTTAAGTGTACCAGAAAACCTTCAAGAAGCCATTAAGTGGTATGAGAAAGGCATTGAATTAAATAATGAAGATTCCCACTATGCATTAGCAGAGTTATATTATTATGGAAAAGGATTAAAACAAGATTTTTCCAAAGCTCTTGAACTATACAAGTTTGCTGCGCAGAATGACATCGTTGATGCACTATATTCACTTGGATACATGTATCAAAACGGCCAAGGCACTAAAAAAAATATTGAAGAAGCAATCAAGTATTATTCATTAGCATACGAAAATGACAAGCCAGAAGGTGCATTTAATATTGCTCAAATACATTACAATAATGAATTTGAAGGAAGCAATTTGGATGATGCGGTTAAATGGTTCACGAAATCAGGGTCAAAAGGATATGCCCAAGGCTATTACATGGCAGCCTATATTCAGCATTTAAGTTCAGAACCAATAAACAACATAAATGAAATTATTCATTTATATGAAAAAGCTGTAGAATTGAATTATAGCGATGCCGCCCTCAATATTGGGGCTATTTACCAAAATGCAACTGGTGTAGAAAAAGATGAATTAAAAGCAATTGAATTTTATAAGAAAGCAATCAATATCGATGAAAATTTAGTGGCTTATAATAATTTAGCAAGTATCCATACAAGCGGCGCGCAAGAACATCGCGACTATGAAAAAGCATTTCAATATCTTCAAAAAGCAGTTAATGGCGGTTCAAAAGAAGCAGAATTCAATATGGGGCAATTTTATTTCAATGGTTATTTTGTTGAGCAAAATTATGACACCGCAATTGAATACTATAAAAAAGCAGCTTCCCAAAAATATGTTAAAGCTTATCAAATGCTCGCAATCGCTTATGCAGCTAAAGGAGATAAAGAAAGTTTGATCAATGCATATATGTGGACCATTATTGGAAGCGAAAATAATTTTATGAATTCAGCGATTAATCTAGCTAAGTTAAATCTACGTATGTCCACTGACGATGTTGAAAAGGCACAGGAAATGCTAGTAGAATGGAAGGCTTCAAACTAA
- a CDS encoding dihydrofolate reductase family protein, translated as MTNFVYLGCSLDGFIARKDGAVDFLDAVDPAPDDEDYGWEDYIGGIDGLIMGRNSYDMVLGYGQWIYGDRKVMVLTTRDIEIPDFVEGEIIPFEGKPEEAVQCMNEMGCQNLYIDGGKVVQDFINDGQVDELIITMVPIIIGEGIPLFANINVEKRLDLKNVTKYDNGLLTVHYNLKK; from the coding sequence ATGACAAATTTCGTTTATCTTGGGTGTTCACTGGATGGTTTTATCGCGCGTAAAGATGGCGCGGTTGATTTCCTTGATGCAGTTGATCCGGCCCCAGATGACGAAGATTACGGCTGGGAAGATTATATTGGCGGTATTGACGGGCTGATCATGGGGCGGAATTCATATGATATGGTTCTTGGTTACGGGCAGTGGATCTACGGCGACCGAAAAGTCATGGTGCTAACCACCCGTGATATTGAAATTCCCGATTTCGTTGAAGGTGAGATCATCCCGTTTGAGGGAAAACCTGAAGAAGCCGTTCAGTGTATGAATGAAATGGGATGCCAGAATTTATATATCGATGGCGGCAAAGTTGTTCAGGATTTTATTAATGACGGGCAGGTTGATGAATTGATCATCACCATGGTACCCATCATCATCGGCGAAGGTATTCCATTATTTGCCAACATCAATGTGGAAAAGCGGCTGGATCTTAAGAATGTCACAAAATACGATAATGGCTTGCTTACAGTGCATTATAATCTTAAGAAATGA